One genomic window of Cricetulus griseus strain 17A/GY chromosome 3, alternate assembly CriGri-PICRH-1.0, whole genome shotgun sequence includes the following:
- the Ca7 gene encoding carbonic anhydrase 7 isoform X2 produces MTGHHCWGYGQDDGPSNWHKLYPIAQGDRQSPINIISSQAVYSPSLQPLELFYEACMSLSITNNGHSVQVDFNDSDDRTVVTGGPLEGPYRLKQLHFHWGKKHDVGSEHMVDGKSFPSELHLVHWNAKKYSTFGEAAAAPDGLAVVGVFLETGDEHPSMNRLTDALYMVRFKDTKAQFNYFNPKCLLPTSLQYWTYPGSLTTPPLSESVTWIVLREPIRISERQMEKFRSLLFTSEDDERIHMVNNFRPPQPLKGRVVKASFQA; encoded by the exons GCCCTTCAAACTGGCACAAGCTGTATCCCATTGCCCAGGGAGATCGCCAGTCACCCATCAATATCATATCCAGCCAGGCTGTGTATTCTCCCAGCCTGCAGCCATTGGAGCTTTTCTATGAAGCCTGCATGTCCCTCAGCATTACCAATAATGGCCACTCTGTCCAGGTGGACTTCAATGACAGTGATGACAGAACTG TGGTAACTGGGGGCCCCCTGGAAGGGCCCTATCGTCTCAAGCAGCTCCACTTCCACTGGGGCAAGAAACACGATGTGGGCTCAGAGCACATGGTGGACGGCAAGTCCTTCCCCAGTGAG CTACATCTGGTTCACTGGAATGCCAAGAAGTACAGCACTTTTGGGGAGGCGGCTGCAGCCCCTGATGGTCTGGCTGTGGTTGGTGTCTTCCTGGAG ACAGGAGATGAGCACCCCAGTATGAACCGCCTGACAGATGCACTCTACATGGTTCGGTTTAAG GATACCAAGGCCCAGTTCAACTACTTCAACCCCAAGTGCCTCCTGCCCACCAGCCTGCAGTACTGGACCTATCCCGGCTCCCTGACCACACCCCCGCTCAGTGAGAGTGTTACTTGGATTGTGCTCCGGGAGCCCATCAGAATCTCTGAGAGGCAG ATGGAGAAATTTCGTAGCTTGCTTTTCACCTCAGAGGATGATGAGAGGATCCACATGGTGAACAACTTCCGGCCACCACAGCCGCTGAAGGGCCGGGTGGTCAAAGCATCCTTCCAGGCCTGA